Part of the Impatiens glandulifera chromosome 8, dImpGla2.1, whole genome shotgun sequence genome is shown below.
CATAAAATTTATGTGGCCGTATAGTGGGAAAAAGTTGCAGCGGTTAAAAGAATCGAGTCCTCCGAGGAAGAGGAAAGAACTCGAGTGAGATCCTTAAGACTACGCAATGCTGTGAAGACTAGTGATGCGGAGCCGATCAAGGGAGAAAATAGGGGCTCGATGTTCGTGAAAGCCGTGATCAGGGGAAGACACATCAAATCACTAGTGGATACTTAAGCTACTCAAAAATTCATGCGTGAAGGAGTGGCTAAGTCATTGTGTCTTCGCATCAACCCAACAAGAGGGATAGTTAAGTCCGTGAATATAATAGCTAGGCCGGTGGCCGGGGAGGCTAGGGGAGTGCACACCAGGAACAAAGACTGGAAGAGAACGAACTCATTTACGTTAGTCCCTATGGATGACTACGAAGTAATGTTGGGACTACAATGGTTTGATCAAGTACGTGCTTGCATAATGCCCTATTTTGATTCACTCACCATTTTGGATCACAAAAATACTAGCATGATACCAACAAGAAGAGAATCAGATGGAATGGACATATTCTCGGCAATATGATTCAGCCAAGGTCGCAAACGTGGTAAATGAACATTTGTCACTTTTGCTATGACAGATGATGGGACAATTCCAAGGGAAAATGGGAAGAACCCGAGTATGTCCAGATAGCTTGCGTCGAGGCCTTCAAGGGCTCAAGGCCAAAGACACCAAACAACCATCAACTCCACAAAGTTTGGCCATATTATACGTTGGTCAAAGTCAGTCTGCCTTCACTCTCGCCAAATCCTTAGGAGAGGAAGAAAATATTGCTCGGGCATCTTTGGACAAAGTCACcaaaagatgaagaaatggaCAGGTCTGAAGAGGCGTGCAGTTGAGTTTAAGGAAGGGGACCGAGTAATAGGGAAATTACTCCCGCAACAATTTAAGTCTATACGATATGTGCTCAAAAGCTTGTGTGTAGATACGAGGGACTATTTAAAATCAAGAGACGTGTGAGAAATGTCTCATATCAATTGGAGTTGACCGCCATAAGTCTACCCAATGCTGAGAATAGTAGGGGAATGGAAGATCACTCATGGCACGCCaaacaaaagtaaaaagtaTCAGTCCAAGGTCGAGCCGAGGACGaccacgacttaggtgggggagaatgtcacgacccaTTCAATGGGGTGACCAAAACCCAAAGATGTGAAGCCCTTCATGCATATACCCTAGAAGGTTCTAGATTTGGCTAGGCTTTTCTTTTTGTGAAACTCTCTAGAATTTTCTAGGAGTTCCTTATTGTACGTAAGATGATaaaactctctagaattctctaggagttcctaaAAGTAAATAGATAGTAGAACTTTCTAAAATTTTCTAGGAGTTCCTAAGTCTAGGTAGATAATAAAATTCTCTATAAAATCTTAGATTATGAGGAGAATCTAGAAAGATCCCATCCACTTGTATATAAACGAGTCTTGGCCATAAACCAAGTACTTCATACTTCCTTACACTTGTAAGCAACAAGCAATAGATAATATATTCTCCAAATTCTTTCTCTTTCAAAGTGTTCCTTCTTCTTACATCTTTTAAAAGACTGACTAATTAGTATGGAGGCAATCTAGACTAGTGCAGTCGTGACAATAAGCTTGTTTCtacctttaatattaaaatataagtcaTCTTGAAACCACACTTTTGTAATAATTCAGTTAATATAAGATTTAATTTCCCTTTAAACTAAgtcatattaaattattaatggtcatttataacaaataagGGTAGAAGAGAAACTTGTATGGCCAGTTATCATGATGTAAAAATGTATAAAAGGCCAAAAACACACCATCCTTAATTTACATTGACTAACTACTAGAAAAGATGATTaagaaatttacaaaatatttcagtagcaatatttttctttcctcttGTATATTTGTCTAatccaaaaatcaaaatatctaGAGTTTAAGACAGGATGGTCCGGATGGAAGAGAAAAAcagaagaaataaataatagcaAAGTGATGACTAGgtcatttctaattttttattaattgatgtatagaaaaaaataatagcCCTTCATACTTTTTATCAATCTATCAATCTAAGTCTCTTATTAATCcattgtatattaatttttgacTGAAATTATgtctaaacatatttttaacaatatatgaacATAAATTACAACATTgtcattatcattatcattatcattatcattatcatgtTTACTAACTTTATCATCATATAAATTCTCAcatttacataaattatatacttattttaatacaaaattccCAAACATGTATGTGTTTCTGGGTTTGTTCGGTccaacttatttaaataacctggagaaggaaaaataattattgataattattttgaagagatgatgatgttttttttttttataaaaaaacttaaaaagtattgatatatatttaaaaaataaataattataatttaaaatataaggtattttaatattttggttaatgaattgattgatttgaaggATGAAAGAGGGAATGAGTGGACAATTGATTTTGTTAGGTTATTTGGAAAATTCAAATCCGAGAATTCCTAAATACTCCTAAAAGTTATCATCATGTTTTTATTGAGAATTGAGATCTCTTATCTTCATTCTCCAAGTTACAAAATCATTCCAACATTTCCTAAAGATAATGAATTTAATACTAATTGTTTTGAAAAGTGAGCCTAAAAAAGAGATGGATAAACCttaatatcttaaaaatcaCAATTGAACtacaaaataatatgttatCTTTCTATCATATTTCCGTTGTAGTCTAGTTGGTCAGGATATTCGGCTCTCACCCAAAAGACCCGAGTTCGATTCCCGGCAATGGAatctttttattcttttcttatTAGGGTTTGTTTATACGACGTCGTTTACATACAGATCAGGGTATTCCTGCAAATAataatagatagatagataaaaGAGAGATCTTGAGATTTTGATAGCTTACGAAAATGGCGATAACTCTCAACAATGGATTCAAGATGCCATCAATCGGCCTTGGAGTATGGAGGATGGAAGGAAAAGACATTAGAAACCTCATCATCAATGCTATCAAGCTCGGATATCGCCACTTCGACTGTGCTGGTATTTTCTTCCTTCTTTGCTTTCCAAGCAGCTTAAACCCATTTCATCTCTTTCGATCTCTTACTTTTTTAACTtatagatgatgatgataagtGGGTATTTATTATTTCTGTTGTTTGATGTAGCTGATTACAAGAATGAAGGAGAAGTTGGTGAGGCACTAGCTGAAGCATTTCAGACTGGATTAGTCAAAAGGGATGATCTTTTCATTACAACTAAGGTACTCAATGGTATCTTTGTTTTGAACCCTTAATAGATAGATATAGATATGCcatgattattataattataattaaaacccTTCAAATGCTGATTCCAGCTCTGGAATTCTGATCATGGGCATGTACTTGAAGCTTGTAAAGACAGTCTCAAGAAGCTTCAACTGGATTACTTGGATCTGTATCTTGTTCACTTTCCAATAGCCACAAAACACACTGGTTTAACCCTAACCCTTGATTCTGTATCAGAAAATACATGATATAGGAGGACCTTTATGTGATTAATACTGAATTGTGCAGGAGTTGGTACTACTTCGAGTGCTTTGGATGAGGATGGTGTTCTTGATATCGACGTAACCATATCCCTTGAAACTACCTGGCATTCAATGGAAGATTTAGTTTCAAAGGGTTTAGTTCGTAGCATAGGAATCAggtctaaataaataaataaatagtttgaaTGTTACGAATTTTGTTGGTGTTTATTGAtgtaaatgtttatttatttgcaGCAACTATGACATATATCTAACCAGAGATTGTCTAGCCTATGCTAAAGTGAAGCCAGCAGTGAACCAGATTGAAACTCACCCATATTTCCAGCGCGAATCTCTTGTGAAATTCTGTCAAAAGCATGGTGTTTGTGTTACAGCACATACACCACTTGGAGGATCTGTGGCTAACACTGAATGGTTCGGCTCTGTTTCGTGTTTGGATGATCCCATTCTCAAGGTGACGTGGTTTTGCACTTGGTGTTGTTGTTTTCTCATcaatattagtattattagctaatttgactttccattttattttttaaaaaatatagggATTGGGTGAGAAGTATAAAAAGAGTGTAGCTCAGGTTGTTCTTCGATGGGGGATTCAGAGAAACACAATTGTGATTCCGAAAAGCTCAAAGGTGGAGAGATTGGAGGAGAATATCAAAATCAGTGACTTCGAGCTGAGCAATGAGGATATGGATCTTATCAAAAGCATTGATCGAAAAGCTCGTACAAACCAGCCTGCTGTATTCTGGGGTATCGATCTATTTGCTTGACTTTGCTCATATCCATTTTCTTATATCAACTATGCATTTTCTTGTTTTGCGGTGTTTAATGATTGAAAATTAGGATCATGAATTTTGAACATTGTTGATCCAATTTGAAAGTCATCTTAATATAAACTACCATCTTATTTGTCAAATGAACTAGGTGTTTAcctaaaaatttcaaaacaaattattgtgtTTGATCAATAGAGAGTTTATATGATGTATTATGTGCCAATTAGAAATGgagttaaaatttttattactaAACAATTGTATTATGaactttcttttttaaatcCTCAACTGAGTGCGGTTATCAAGTTAATTTCATTCAAAACAAATCTGAAGGTGGCAGTTTAGGGTTTTATTTGCTTTTACAAAATTTATGGATTTCATGATGCAATGAAAAGGACTTCGATGCTTGGATTGGGAATGAGATTTTGAATAATGTCTTTTTTTTAAGGTTTCAtagacaaatttattttcactatCATGGTGAGTTAAAAGTAGAGATAGTCAATTAAGTCAAACTGTATATATGTGAAtaattctttaacttaatcAATTAAGTCAAACTGTAGAGATTTTGAATAATGTCTTTTTTTTAAGGTTTCAtagacaaatttattttcactatCCTGGTGAGTTAAAAGTAGAGATAGTCAATTAAGTCAAACTGTATATATGTGAAtaattctttaacttaatcaaatttattaggGTATTTCATATGAGAAGTGAGTCGGTGTCTAATAGACCAAAGATCGTGTTGTGTTTGATTCTTATTTATAATGCCTTAAATTAACGTAGATATCATGGTTGTTAGGGTCTTGTCATGAATTTTAAGGGACGACAGTCAaacagaaaaataataaatgtttgtaaTGCTAATCAGAAAGCTGTTTTGTTATTACAAATTCCCTATCATGACATGAATAACAAACCATACAAATATACACACTTCAGAGCTTGTTTGTTTTATGcagtttattaaaatttaaataaacaatttctTCTTCCTCCACTTTGTAAGAGCTTTTTCTGTTTAGGgtaatttaaataattggtGGTAATTTTGAGGGGGAAATTGGATGAAATAACCCTCCTAAGAGgcttatttccaaatttagtataagctaaataattttttcaaatataattttttcccTATGCAAAAAGACTTTATTGCccttaaattttgttttaaaaaaaaaaacagtatcATTTCTCCTTCCCTTCTCCCCTTCAGTTTTTCCTCCCTCTCCCTCTTTTCAACTTTCCCCGAAGACGACCGATCTAAGCTCCACCTCTCCCCGACGATGAAAAGCCCCCGAAACCCCCATCTCTCCTCGACGACGATCCAAGCCCACGAAACCCCACCTCTCCCCCGACGACTATCCGAGCCCCCGACAACATATACGAGCTCCCGACGACGATCGAAGCAGAACTATTATCCAAGCAGAACGACTATCTAAGCCCGCAACATTGAAGGTGAGTTTAGGGTTTTATCTTTCATGTTTTTCCGTTTTCTATCCGAGTTTTTCCGTTTTCTATCGTTTATCTTCCATGCatgctgaaatggaagaatggtttagggtttattgtttaggtttaggtttattggctgactgaatcgttttgggtttaaaattcATCTGTCGAAGGCTGTCGAAGACGACGGTGCATTTGTCGCAGGCgacaatgcatctgtcgcaggcggaaAATACTATTCGCCTGCGATAGATGCACAGTCGTCTGCGACAAATGCACAGTCGTCTGCGacaaatgttttatttgatttaaagaaGTGATAATTCCTTTCATTAGTCTgacataatgtttttttaccGATGACACAAACCAAATGCAAAACCAAAACGGTTATTGAGAACTTTCCTGGCCGTGTTTCATGAAAATTCCACTTGCACTTGCTTGTTAAAACGTAGGACAAGTTTAATCACTTTGGTCTTATGGTAAGGGCTATGAAGACTCAATTTCAGTATCTATTGAAAGCCCGACTGTAATTTTCTCCGGAACAATAATCCATCAAATGTTTATGAGGAAAAGCAGCTCCAATTCAAAGGGAATAACTTTCCTAGTCAATGGTCAACAGCTGTATTGGGGCATGAAGGAATATGCCTTGGTGACAGGCCTAAATTTTGAAAGATTTATTGTGATCGAAAACTGGCACGTTGAAAAATGTCCACCCCTAGTCCATAAATATTTTGGTGGCAAAACAGTTGTTAGAGTGACAGAGGTTCAAACAGTTTTTTCTCTGATGCTCTGAGAAGGATGATGCATGGAAGCTTGGGCTCATCAATCTTATTTACCAGTGTTTTTTTGGATCTGATAATAGGAAGAGGGTATGTTTAAAAATCTTCAGCATAGTGGAGGACATGGAGATGTTTCTTCAATTTCCATAGGGAAATGTGTCATTCAATTCAACCTTGAAGGGTATTGACAAAGACATGAAACATCTTCGGCAGCTATATCTGGAGAAGAAGGAAAGCTGCGGAACTGTGATGTTGTTTATACTATTAGTGGGTTCGCAATAGCCTTCCAAGTTTGAACATATTTGGTTATAAAGACATTTGTCCCCAAATTTGCGGATATGACCGAGGAACAACCTATATGTCCAAGGATATTACTCTTTACAGCCTCCAGAAGCAACAACACTGTCCAAGAGGTATCCACTGCCCTCCTGAAATGCAATGTGtttcaaagatgatgatgatgttgttgaTGAGGCTGAAAACAAAGATGCTGTTGTTGTTGAGAATGAAAACAACAAATTAgctgatgatgatgttgttgttgatgagGCTGAGCTGAGTTGGGAAAAAATGAGGCTGAGTTGAAGATGGACGACAATGAAGATTTGgccacgaagaagaagaaggagttCACCACGAAAAATGAGTTGGGCACGAAGAGGAAGGTCGAGTTGACCAAGAAGAGGTTGCAGGAGTTGGCCAAGAAAAGAAAAGTGGAGTCGgaaaagaagaaggatgatgTAATAGAATTGACTCCAACAAAATTTGAGGGACATAATTTTCGGAGAAAGAAGAAGTCCACACAATTGGGGAACTACACAGACCCTAATGTTGTTTTATTTCTCCAAATTCTTCTCCACTAAATCAACATCAACATCTTTTTCTGTTGTTTTATTTCACccaataatttgattatgtgattGAACATAACACGTTGATCCTCTTTGATGACCTTCATTTCAGTTTTAAGCTCATTCACATCCCTTATCAGCTCCTTCATATCCTTTCTCAGCTCATCAAACTTCACATCATTCTGGACTTGAGTCACCCGATTGTCTTGGCTAGTTGGAAAATTGTCTTCTTTATTTTGAGGACTTGTTGCTGAAGGGACATGGTTAGATTCACGAGTAGTAGACCGAGAGGTGTCTTGGCTAGATTCATCACTAAATGACTTCTCGGTCCTCTTGGGCGTCGGTTTGGGAGTACTgtcatcttcattctttctcttcctaCAATCCActtcaaataattcatcataaatgtagcctcccatttcttcaaagtcttccCCGCAGTAGTTCCTCTTCTCCTCCACAGACTCATCAATCTTGTTAAACACATTGCATTTCAGGAGGGCAGTGGATACCTCTTGGACAGTGTTTGTGTTGTTTCTGGAGGCTGTAAAGAGTAATATCATTGGGCATATAGGTTGTTCATCGGTCATATCCGCAAATTTTGGGACAAATgtcttcataaataaatatgtccAAACTTGGAAGGCTATTGTGAACCCACTAATAGTTTAAGCGACATCACAGTTCCCCTTGCAGGTTTCCTTTTCTCCAGATATAGTTGTCGAAGATGTTTCATGTCTTTGTCAATATCCTTCAAGGTTGAATTGAAtgacacctttccccatggagaTTGAAGAAACATCTCCATGTCCTCCACCATGctgaattttttcaaacataccCTCTTTCTATTATCAGATTCAAAAAGACACTGGTAAATAAGGTTGATGAACCTAAGCTTCCATGCATCCTCTTTCTCAGAGCATTAGAGGAAAAATGTTTGAACCTCTGTCACTCTAACAACTGTTTTGGCACCAAAATATTTATGGACTaggggtggacattcttcaacgtGATAGTTTTCGATCACATGAAATCTTCCAAAATTTAGGCCTGTCACCAAGGCATATTCCTTAATGCCCCAGTACAGCTGCTGACCATTGACTAAGAAAGTTATTCCCTTTGAATTGGAGCTGTTTTTCCTCATAAACATCTGATGGATTATTGTTCCTGAGAAAATTGCAGTCGGGGCTTTCAATAGATACTAAAATTGAGTCTTCATAGCCCTTTCTATAAGACCAAAGTGATTAAACTTGTCATTCGTCTTTAACAAGCAGGTGCAAGTGGATTTTCATGAAACACGGTCATGAAAGTTCTCAATAACCGTTTTGGTTTTGCATTTGGTTGGTTATGTCAGACTAATGAAAACAAATATCACTTCTTTAAAGTAAATAAgacatctgtcgcagacgactgTGCATCTGTCGCAAACGAATAGTATTTTttgtctgcgacagatgcatcgtcgacTGCGACAAATGCACCGTCGCCTTCGACAGCCTGCAACAGTCTTCGACAGATgaattttaaacccaaaacgattcagtcagccaataaacttaaacaataaaccctaaaccattcttccatttcagcatGCATGGAGGATAAACGATAGAAAACGGGAAAACTCGGATAGAAAATGGGAAAACATGGAAGATAAAACCCTAAACTCACCTTCAATGTTGCGGGCTTGGATAGTCGTTCTGCTTGAATAGTAGTTCTGCTTCGATCGTCGTCGGAGGCTCGTATATGTCGTCGGGGGTCAGGGGAGAGGTGAGGTTTCGTGGGCTTGGATCGTCGTTGGTAAGAGGTGGGGGTTTTCGGGGCTTTTTGTCGTCGGGGAGAGGTGGGGCTTGGATCGGTCGTCTTCGAGAGAGTTGAAAAGAGGGAGAGGGAGGGAAAACTGAAGgggagaagagaaagagaaatgaaactgtttttttttttttttaatttaaaggcAATAAGGTCTTTTTGCATAggaaaaaagttatatttgaaaaaattatttatcctatgctaaatttggaaataagcCTCTTATGAGgattatttcatcaaatttcccttttgagcatggtaatttttttatataaaaatacttaaatcgtatcaatatataataataaaatatttataaatatatatattttagtattttgagtaatttagtataaataatgtttaattattgttgaatttaaaaaaaatggtaagtGTATAAGAATTGTTCTACAATATTGAGAAATGAGGGTTTAAGCTGGGCATTgaaaattgtaagttaattaTGTTGATTTATTTCTTAGAAAGAAAATCATTATAGTTATTCATTTTTGTGTTCAAATTTCTTAGCAGAGTGGCATAACAAGGGTGAAGATGCATTGTTaaacctttatttttattcttttcttaaaatagataataaatttatcaatcaAAAGTAGAATAAATCTGTTTTTGTTTGGtttctttatttgatatttggttTAG
Proteins encoded:
- the LOC124911485 gene encoding NADP-dependent D-sorbitol-6-phosphate dehydrogenase-like; translation: MAITLNNGFKMPSIGLGVWRMEGKDIRNLIINAIKLGYRHFDCAADYKNEGEVGEALAEAFQTGLVKRDDLFITTKLWNSDHGHVLEACKDSLKKLQLDYLDLYLVHFPIATKHTGVGTTSSALDEDGVLDIDVTISLETTWHSMEDLVSKGLVRSIGISNYDIYLTRDCLAYAKVKPAVNQIETHPYFQRESLVKFCQKHGVCVTAHTPLGGSVANTEWFGSVSCLDDPILKGLGEKYKKSVAQVVLRWGIQRNTIVIPKSSKVERLEENIKISDFELSNEDMDLIKSIDRKARTNQPAVFWGIDLFA